The Xanthomonas sp. CFBP 8443 genome has a window encoding:
- a CDS encoding amidase, protein MRVLPVLLLCGALAGCRHAALPDTAAIAPQPAPAAFAHAEADIATLQAQMARGTLDSAGLTAAYLQRIDALDRRGPALHAIIERNPQAMDDARRLDAERRAGHLRGPLHGIPLVLKDNIDARPMANSAGSLALAEFHPPHDAFLVQRLRQAGAVILGKSNLSEWANFRASKSSSGWSARGGQTRNPYVLDRNPCGSSAGTGVAVSANLVAAGIGTETDGSIVCPAAVNGLVGLKPTVGLVSRDGIIPISASQDTAGPMTRSVADAAALLSVLAAPDPADPATAAAPRAPGYDYAAHLRRDALRGARIGLLPSPLTQTPDIAAAQARAVATLRAAGAIVVDAQIPTAGQWDDAELTVLLTEFKAGLERYLDSRKAPLRTLAQLIEFNRAHAARELAAFDQALFEQAQATRGLDDPAYLQAREKAKRLAGPDGIDAALRAQRLDALIAPTTGRAWKTDPIGGDDFPGASYGAAAVAGYPSLTVPMGSSDGLPLGLVFIGSAWSEPRLIELGYAYEQRSRARTPPTFLPTLPAQAQAARAADDR, encoded by the coding sequence ATGCGCGTGCTGCCCGTCCTGTTGCTGTGCGGCGCCCTCGCCGGCTGCCGGCACGCCGCCCTGCCCGACACCGCCGCCATCGCACCGCAGCCCGCGCCAGCGGCGTTCGCCCATGCCGAAGCCGACATCGCCACGCTGCAGGCGCAGATGGCGCGCGGCACGCTCGACAGCGCCGGCCTGACCGCGGCCTACCTGCAGCGGATCGATGCGCTGGACCGGCGCGGGCCGGCGCTGCACGCGATCATCGAACGCAATCCGCAGGCCATGGACGACGCGCGGCGGCTGGATGCCGAGCGCCGCGCCGGGCACCTGCGCGGCCCACTGCACGGCATCCCGCTCGTGCTGAAGGACAACATCGACGCGCGGCCGATGGCCAACTCGGCCGGCTCGTTGGCGCTGGCCGAGTTCCATCCGCCGCACGACGCGTTCCTGGTGCAGCGGCTGCGCCAGGCCGGCGCGGTGATCCTGGGCAAGAGCAACCTCAGCGAATGGGCCAACTTCCGCGCCAGCAAGTCCAGTTCCGGCTGGAGCGCGCGCGGCGGGCAGACCCGCAATCCCTACGTGCTCGACCGCAATCCCTGCGGCTCCAGCGCCGGCACCGGCGTGGCCGTGTCGGCGAACCTGGTCGCGGCAGGCATCGGCACCGAGACCGACGGCAGCATCGTCTGCCCGGCGGCGGTGAACGGCCTGGTCGGCTTGAAGCCGACCGTGGGCCTGGTCAGCCGCGACGGCATCATCCCGATCTCGGCCAGCCAGGACACCGCCGGGCCGATGACCCGCAGCGTCGCCGATGCCGCGGCGCTGCTGAGCGTGCTGGCCGCGCCCGACCCCGCCGACCCGGCCACCGCCGCGGCACCGCGCGCACCCGGCTACGACTACGCCGCGCACCTGCGCCGCGACGCGCTGCGCGGCGCGCGCATCGGCCTGCTGCCATCGCCGCTGACCCAGACCCCGGACATCGCCGCGGCGCAGGCGCGCGCGGTCGCCACGCTGCGTGCGGCCGGCGCCATCGTGGTCGATGCGCAGATCCCCACCGCCGGGCAATGGGACGACGCCGAACTGACCGTCCTGCTGACCGAGTTCAAGGCCGGGCTGGAGCGCTACCTCGATTCACGCAAGGCGCCGCTGCGTACGCTGGCGCAACTGATCGAGTTCAATCGCGCGCATGCCGCGCGCGAACTGGCCGCGTTCGACCAGGCGCTGTTCGAGCAGGCGCAGGCCACGCGCGGCCTCGACGACCCGGCCTACCTGCAAGCGCGGGAGAAGGCGAAACGCCTGGCCGGTCCGGACGGCATCGATGCGGCGCTGCGCGCGCAGCGGCTGGACGCACTGATCGCGCCGACCACCGGCCGCGCCTGGAAGACCGACCCGATCGGCGGCGACGACTTCCCCGGCGCCAGCTACGGTGCGGCCGCGGTGGCCGGCTATCCGAGCCTGACGGTGCCGATGGGCAGCAGCGACGGCCTGCCGCTGGGCCTGGTGTTCATCGGCAGCGCCTGGAGCGAGCCGCGCCTGATCGAACTGGGCTACGCCTACGAGCAACGCAGCCGCGCACGCACGCCGCCGACCTTCCTGCCGACACTGCCGGCCCAAGCCCAAGCTGCACGGGCGGCGGATGATCGGTGA
- a CDS encoding DUF2127 domain-containing protein: MARKKAYNPDPHAHPGLHLIALLEASKGLLAVLAATGLEIMGPLPLRAAVGRLIVRFSLDPEHGALPSLLTMINPGAVHLAAAGMLAYGVLHIVEAWGLWRAKAWASMLGCVSAAIYLPFDIYAIVRHPGWAAWAVLAINLAVVGILARDLIRRRRRPAL, from the coding sequence GTGGCCCGCAAGAAGGCGTACAACCCGGATCCGCATGCGCATCCGGGCTTGCACCTGATCGCACTGCTGGAGGCCAGCAAGGGCCTGCTCGCGGTACTGGCCGCAACCGGTCTGGAGATCATGGGTCCGCTGCCGCTGCGTGCGGCGGTGGGCCGACTGATCGTCCGCTTCAGCCTGGACCCCGAGCACGGCGCGCTGCCGTCGCTGCTCACCATGATCAATCCCGGCGCGGTGCACCTGGCCGCCGCCGGCATGCTCGCCTACGGCGTGCTGCACATCGTCGAAGCCTGGGGCCTGTGGCGCGCCAAGGCCTGGGCGTCGATGCTGGGCTGCGTGTCCGCGGCCATCTACCTGCCGTTCGATATCTACGCGATCGTGCGCCATCCCGGCTGGGCCGCATGGGCGGTGCTGGCGATCAATCTCGCCGTGGTCGGCATCCTGGCCCGCGACCTGATCCGGCGCCGACGCCGCCCCGCGCTCTGA
- the typA gene encoding translational GTPase TypA: protein MSIENLRNIAIVAHVDHGKTTLVDCLLKQSGTLSERTVLAERVMDSNDQEKERGITILAKNTAITWQGNRINIVDTPGHADFGGEVERVLSMVDSVLILVDAMDGPMPQTRFVTQKAFAMGFKPIVVVNKIDRPGARPDWVIDQVFDLFDKLGATNEQLDFPIVYASALHGYASLDDSAREGDMTPLYEAIMKHVAPPQVDPDGAFQMRISQLDYNNFVGLIGIGRIQRGKVKKNMPVSIVDREGKKRQGKILQVLGFMGLERVEVEEAEAGDIVAISGVADMSISDTICALDTPEALPALTVDEPTISMTFQVNNSPFAGSKEHSGGKFITSRQIRERLERETLHNVALKVEEGSDPDKFLVSGRGELHLSVLIENMRREGFELAVSRPEVIVKEIDGKLMEPVEQLVVDIEEQHQGGVMEKLGIRKGQLKNMEPDGKGRVRLDYMIPARGLIGFQNEFRTLTQGSGLLFHVFDHYGPKEQGAIAKRQNGVMIANAAGATPAYSLGPLEERGRLFAAEGDNVYEGQLIGIHSKDNDLTVNAIKTKPLTNMRASGKDDAIKLTPAIKYTLEQALDFIEDDELVEVTPKEIRLRKKFLTESDRKRAGRGG from the coding sequence ATGTCCATCGAAAATCTTCGCAATATCGCCATCGTCGCCCACGTCGACCATGGCAAGACCACCCTCGTCGACTGCCTGCTGAAGCAGTCCGGCACCCTCTCCGAGCGCACGGTGCTGGCCGAGCGCGTGATGGACAGCAACGATCAGGAAAAGGAACGTGGCATCACGATCCTGGCCAAGAACACGGCCATCACCTGGCAGGGCAACCGCATCAACATCGTCGACACCCCCGGACACGCCGACTTCGGCGGCGAAGTGGAGCGCGTGCTGTCGATGGTGGACTCGGTGCTGATCCTGGTCGACGCGATGGACGGGCCGATGCCGCAGACCCGCTTCGTGACCCAGAAGGCCTTCGCGATGGGCTTCAAGCCGATCGTGGTGGTCAACAAGATCGACCGCCCGGGCGCGCGTCCGGACTGGGTGATCGACCAGGTGTTCGACCTGTTCGACAAGCTCGGCGCGACCAATGAGCAGCTCGACTTCCCGATCGTCTACGCCTCGGCGCTGCACGGCTACGCGAGCCTGGACGACAGCGCCCGCGAAGGCGACATGACTCCGCTGTACGAAGCGATCATGAAGCACGTGGCGCCGCCGCAGGTGGATCCGGACGGTGCGTTCCAGATGCGCATCAGCCAGCTCGACTACAACAACTTCGTCGGCCTGATCGGCATCGGCCGCATCCAGCGCGGCAAGGTCAAGAAGAACATGCCGGTCAGCATCGTCGACCGCGAAGGCAAGAAGCGCCAGGGCAAGATCCTGCAGGTGCTGGGCTTCATGGGCCTGGAGCGGGTGGAAGTGGAAGAGGCCGAGGCCGGCGACATCGTCGCCATCTCCGGCGTCGCCGACATGAGCATCTCCGACACCATCTGCGCGCTGGACACCCCGGAAGCGCTGCCGGCGCTGACCGTGGACGAGCCGACCATCTCGATGACCTTCCAGGTCAACAACTCGCCGTTCGCCGGCAGCAAGGAACACAGCGGCGGCAAGTTCATCACCAGCCGCCAGATCCGCGAGCGCCTGGAACGCGAGACCCTGCACAACGTCGCGCTGAAGGTCGAGGAAGGGTCGGACCCGGACAAGTTCCTGGTCTCCGGCCGCGGCGAGCTGCACCTGTCGGTGCTGATCGAGAACATGCGCCGCGAAGGCTTCGAACTGGCCGTGTCGCGCCCGGAAGTCATCGTCAAGGAAATCGACGGCAAGCTGATGGAGCCGGTCGAGCAGCTGGTGGTGGACATCGAAGAGCAGCACCAGGGCGGCGTGATGGAAAAGCTGGGCATCCGCAAGGGCCAGCTGAAGAACATGGAGCCGGACGGCAAGGGCCGCGTGCGCCTGGACTACATGATCCCGGCGCGTGGCCTGATCGGCTTCCAGAACGAGTTCCGCACCCTGACCCAGGGTTCGGGCCTGCTGTTCCACGTGTTCGACCATTACGGTCCGAAGGAACAGGGTGCCATCGCCAAGCGCCAGAACGGCGTGATGATCGCCAACGCCGCCGGCGCCACCCCCGCCTACTCGCTGGGGCCGCTGGAAGAGCGTGGCCGCCTGTTCGCCGCCGAAGGCGACAACGTGTACGAAGGCCAGCTGATCGGTATCCACTCCAAGGACAACGATCTGACCGTCAACGCGATCAAGACCAAGCCGCTGACCAACATGCGCGCCTCGGGCAAGGACGATGCGATCAAGCTGACCCCGGCGATCAAGTACACGCTGGAACAGGCGCTGGACTTCATCGAGGACGACGAGCTGGTCGAAGTCACCCCGAAGGAAATCCGCCTGCGCAAGAAGTTCCTGACCGAAAGCGATCGCAAGCGCGCCGGTCGCGGCGGCTGA
- a CDS encoding peptidylprolyl isomerase, giving the protein MSLIAHFDTARGPITIELYPDKAPLTVANFVNLAKRGFYDGLSFHRVIADFMIQGGCPEGSGRGGPGYRFEDETDNGVRHERGVLSMANAGPSTNGSQFFITHTATPWLDGKHTVFGKVTQGLDVVDSVAQGDAINKITIEGDADAVLAAKADRVAEWNRLLSA; this is encoded by the coding sequence ATGTCCCTGATCGCCCATTTCGACACCGCCCGCGGCCCGATCACGATCGAGCTGTACCCCGACAAGGCACCGCTGACCGTGGCCAACTTCGTGAACCTGGCCAAGCGCGGCTTTTACGACGGGCTGAGCTTCCACCGTGTGATCGCCGACTTCATGATCCAGGGCGGTTGCCCGGAAGGCTCCGGCCGCGGCGGCCCGGGCTACCGCTTCGAGGACGAGACCGACAACGGCGTGCGCCACGAGCGCGGCGTGCTGTCGATGGCCAATGCCGGTCCCAGCACCAACGGCAGCCAGTTCTTCATCACCCACACCGCCACCCCGTGGCTGGACGGCAAGCACACCGTGTTCGGCAAGGTGACCCAGGGGCTGGACGTGGTGGACAGCGTCGCCCAGGGCGATGCGATCAACAAGATCACCATCGAAGGCGACGCCGATGCGGTGCTGGCGGCCAAGGCCGACCGCGTCGCCGAGTGGAACCGCCTGCTCAGCGCCTGA
- a CDS encoding glutaredoxin domain-containing protein, giving the protein MRSLLLCTVLLGIGGGVHTWWRSGQAPTPAALAAGDPRRLTGEDGIVMLAADWCGYCRRQQADFERAQVRYRVLDVEQEDGRLAAAALGREGVPVTVIGQHVIDGYDTAALDAHLQPLGYRVY; this is encoded by the coding sequence ATGCGTTCCCTTCTGTTGTGCACGGTGCTGCTCGGGATCGGCGGCGGCGTGCATACGTGGTGGCGCAGCGGCCAGGCGCCCACGCCGGCAGCGCTGGCGGCCGGCGACCCGCGGCGGCTCACCGGCGAGGACGGCATCGTCATGCTGGCCGCCGACTGGTGCGGCTACTGCCGCCGGCAACAGGCCGATTTCGAACGTGCCCAGGTCCGCTACCGCGTGCTCGACGTGGAGCAGGAGGACGGCCGCCTGGCCGCCGCCGCGCTGGGCCGCGAAGGCGTGCCGGTCACGGTGATCGGCCAGCACGTGATCGACGGCTACGACACCGCTGCCCTGGACGCGCACCTGCAGCCGCTCGGCTACCGCGTCTACTGA
- a CDS encoding malate dehydrogenase — protein MKTPVRVAVTGAAGQIGYALLFRIASGEMLGKDQPVILQLLELPMEKAQAALKGVMMELEDCAFPLLAGMVGTDDAEVAFKDADIALLVGARPRGPGMERKDLLLENAKIFTAQGAALNKVASRNVKVLVVGNPANTNAYIAMKSAPDLNPKNFTAMLRLDHNRALSQLALKLGKPVGGIEKLVVWGNHSPTMYPDYRFATADGASVADAINDQDWNAGSFIPTVGKRGAAIIEARGLSSAASAANAAIDHVRDWVLGSNGKWVTMGVPSDGSYGIPEGVMFGFAVTTENGEYTLVKDLPIDDFSRKYIDKTLAELEEERSGVAHLLG, from the coding sequence ATGAAGACACCCGTACGTGTTGCTGTGACCGGCGCCGCCGGCCAGATCGGCTATGCCCTGCTGTTCCGTATCGCCTCCGGCGAGATGCTGGGCAAGGACCAGCCGGTGATCCTGCAGCTGCTCGAGCTGCCGATGGAGAAGGCCCAGGCCGCGCTGAAGGGCGTGATGATGGAGCTGGAAGACTGCGCGTTCCCGCTGCTGGCCGGCATGGTCGGCACCGACGACGCCGAAGTGGCGTTCAAGGACGCCGACATCGCCCTGCTGGTCGGCGCGCGTCCGCGCGGCCCGGGCATGGAGCGCAAGGACCTGCTACTGGAGAACGCCAAGATCTTCACCGCGCAGGGCGCGGCGCTGAACAAGGTCGCCAGCCGCAACGTCAAGGTGCTGGTGGTCGGCAACCCGGCCAACACCAACGCCTACATCGCGATGAAGTCGGCGCCGGACCTGAACCCGAAGAACTTCACCGCCATGCTGCGCCTGGACCACAACCGCGCGCTGAGCCAGTTGGCGCTCAAGCTCGGCAAGCCGGTCGGCGGCATCGAGAAGCTGGTGGTGTGGGGCAACCACAGCCCGACCATGTATCCGGACTATCGCTTCGCCACCGCCGACGGCGCCTCGGTCGCCGATGCGATCAACGACCAGGACTGGAACGCCGGCAGCTTCATCCCGACCGTGGGCAAGCGCGGCGCGGCGATCATCGAAGCGCGCGGCCTGTCCTCGGCCGCCTCGGCCGCCAACGCCGCCATCGACCACGTGCGCGACTGGGTGCTGGGCAGCAACGGCAAGTGGGTGACCATGGGCGTTCCATCCGACGGCTCCTACGGCATTCCGGAAGGGGTGATGTTCGGCTTCGCGGTGACCACCGAAAACGGCGAGTACACCCTGGTCAAGGACCTGCCGATCGACGACTTCAGCCGCAAGTACATCGACAAGACCCTGGCCGAGCTGGAAGAAGAGCGCAGCGGCGTGGCGCACCTGCTGGGCTGA
- a CDS encoding prolyl oligopeptidase family serine peptidase gives MVMPYRWVSSLALASVLPFAAVAADNGYRQPPEPLLGVMRAPLNPSPRLDPTGKTLLLVQRNQYPPIARVAEPYLKLAGVRVEPRSHSRHDMSNGYGIRTCLDGFALVDVTSGKQTAVTLPAGACPALPVWSPDGRRFAFNNTAADRVELWLGDVATGSVRRIDGVQLNPVLGGEIQWLGGSDTLLLKTVPQDLGAAPRKAAVPLGPEVKETIQGKGESSTYEARDTLSSPEDEALFTYYATSQLLKVDAASGSQAKIGAPAVYTAVDGAPDGRHVRVERLQRPYSYVTTYARFARDVAVLDLANGSERVLAKLPVADRVPVHGVPTGPRAYSWRANQPATLVWAEALDGGDWKASVPARDKLLTLAAPFTAKPRELARVTQRYAGLSWFAEGGRALLDEFDENRHWRRTTLLDADRPGSPGRVLFDLSTDDLYADPGTPELRVLANGEAVLHEDHGALFLSGQGATPAGDRAFLDRYDLASGKSERLFRSDASVDEVFAGFAGDDATRLLTWRQSPADPPNVYLRTLGQAQPGAAAGEAAYASSLAPVTRFPDPTPLVRQIKKRLVTYKRKDGVELSFTLYTPPGYKEGTRVPAILYAYPLDYADPSKAGQVSGANERDFTRLSSYQLLLLAGYAVIDDTAFPIVGDPKTAYDTYLQQLVDNATAAVDKAVELGVVDRQRIGVTGHSHGALMAANLLAHTDLFRAGVATSGSYNKTLTPFGFQNERRSFWAAPEVYAQASTFFHADKINEPLLIVHGMDDANPGTETTQAPRLFQAIRGNGGTARLVLLPFEPHWYTARESNEDVVAEMLEWFDRYVKQAAPAAAAATPPKR, from the coding sequence ATGGTCATGCCGTACCGGTGGGTCTCGTCGCTGGCGCTCGCCAGCGTATTGCCGTTCGCCGCCGTCGCTGCGGACAACGGCTATCGGCAGCCGCCCGAGCCGCTGCTGGGGGTGATGCGCGCGCCGCTCAATCCGTCGCCGCGGCTGGACCCCACCGGCAAGACCCTGCTGCTGGTGCAGCGCAATCAGTATCCGCCAATCGCACGCGTCGCCGAGCCGTATCTGAAGCTGGCCGGGGTGCGGGTGGAGCCGCGCAGCCACAGCCGCCACGACATGTCCAACGGCTACGGCATCCGCACCTGCCTGGACGGCTTCGCCCTGGTCGATGTGACCAGCGGCAAACAGACCGCGGTAACCCTGCCGGCCGGCGCCTGCCCGGCGTTGCCGGTGTGGTCGCCGGACGGGCGCCGCTTCGCCTTCAACAACACCGCCGCCGACCGCGTCGAGCTGTGGTTGGGCGACGTCGCCACAGGCAGCGTGCGCCGGATCGACGGCGTGCAGCTGAACCCGGTGCTGGGCGGGGAGATCCAGTGGCTGGGCGGCAGCGACACGCTGCTGCTCAAGACCGTGCCGCAGGACCTGGGCGCGGCGCCGCGCAAGGCGGCGGTGCCGCTGGGTCCGGAGGTGAAGGAAACCATCCAGGGCAAGGGCGAGAGCAGCACCTACGAGGCGCGCGACACCCTGTCCAGTCCTGAGGACGAGGCCTTGTTCACCTACTACGCCACCTCGCAGCTGCTCAAGGTGGATGCCGCCAGCGGCAGTCAGGCCAAGATCGGCGCGCCGGCGGTCTACACCGCGGTGGATGGCGCGCCCGATGGCCGCCACGTGCGCGTGGAGCGGCTGCAGCGGCCGTATTCCTACGTCACCACCTATGCGCGCTTCGCGCGCGATGTGGCGGTGCTGGACCTGGCCAATGGCAGCGAGCGCGTGCTGGCCAAGCTGCCGGTCGCCGACCGGGTGCCGGTGCATGGCGTGCCGACCGGCCCGCGCGCGTATTCCTGGCGGGCCAACCAGCCGGCCACGCTGGTCTGGGCCGAGGCGCTGGACGGCGGCGACTGGAAGGCCAGCGTGCCGGCGCGCGACAAGCTGCTGACCCTGGCGGCGCCGTTCACCGCCAAGCCGCGCGAACTGGCGCGGGTGACCCAGCGCTATGCCGGGCTGTCCTGGTTCGCCGAGGGCGGGCGCGCGCTGCTGGACGAATTCGACGAGAACCGCCACTGGCGCCGCACCACGCTGCTGGACGCGGATCGCCCCGGTAGCCCTGGCCGGGTGCTGTTCGACCTGTCCACCGACGATCTGTACGCCGATCCCGGCACGCCGGAACTGCGCGTGCTGGCCAACGGCGAAGCGGTGCTGCACGAGGACCACGGCGCGCTGTTCCTGAGCGGGCAGGGCGCCACGCCCGCCGGCGACCGCGCCTTCCTCGACCGCTACGATCTGGCCAGCGGCAAGAGCGAGCGCCTGTTCCGCAGCGACGCCAGCGTCGACGAGGTGTTCGCCGGGTTCGCCGGCGACGACGCGACCCGGCTGCTGACCTGGCGGCAGTCGCCGGCCGACCCGCCGAACGTGTACCTGCGCACGCTCGGCCAGGCGCAGCCCGGCGCGGCCGCGGGCGAGGCGGCCTACGCCTCCAGCCTCGCGCCGGTCACCCGTTTCCCCGACCCGACGCCGCTGGTGCGGCAGATCAAGAAGCGGCTGGTGACCTACAAGCGCAAGGACGGGGTGGAGCTGTCGTTCACGCTGTACACGCCGCCCGGCTACAAGGAAGGCACGCGGGTGCCGGCGATCCTGTACGCGTATCCGCTGGACTACGCCGATCCGTCCAAGGCCGGCCAGGTCAGCGGCGCCAACGAGCGCGACTTCACCCGCCTGAGCTCCTATCAGCTGCTGTTGCTGGCCGGCTACGCGGTCATCGACGACACCGCGTTCCCGATCGTCGGCGATCCCAAGACCGCCTACGACACCTATTTGCAGCAACTGGTCGACAACGCCACCGCCGCGGTGGACAAGGCGGTGGAGCTGGGCGTGGTCGATCGCCAGCGGATCGGCGTCACCGGCCACAGCCACGGCGCGCTGATGGCGGCCAACCTGCTGGCGCACACCGACCTGTTCCGCGCCGGCGTGGCCACCAGCGGCAGCTACAACAAGACCCTGACCCCGTTCGGCTTCCAGAACGAGCGGCGCTCGTTCTGGGCCGCGCCGGAGGTCTACGCGCAGGCGTCGACGTTCTTCCACGCCGACAAGATCAACGAGCCGTTGCTGATCGTGCACGGCATGGACGACGCCAATCCCGGCACCGAGACCACCCAGGCGCCGCGGCTGTTCCAGGCGATCCGCGGCAACGGCGGCACCGCGCGGCTGGTGCTGCTGCCGTTCGAGCCGCACTGGTACACCGCGCGCGAGTCCAACGAGGACGTGGTGGCCGAGATGCTGGAGTGGTTCGACCGCTACGTGAAGCAGGCGGCGCCGGCCGCGGCCGCGGCGACCCCGCCGAAGCGGTAG
- the prpE gene encoding propionate--CoA ligase, with the protein MDYATLYRRSIEQPEEFWAEQAKAIHWQRPPQAILEYDHPPFRRWFGGGLTNLCHNAVDRHLPERAAQLALVAVSSETGQTREFTYAQLHAEVNAFAAVLLRLDVQRGDRVVIYMPNMAEAVFAMLACARIGAVHSVVFGGFAAHNLALRIDDAAPKLLIAADAGSRGGKIIPYKPLIDAACAEAAAPPPKVLIVSRGLDPAQPRIDGRDVDYANLRAEVGAAQVPVAWLESNEPSYLLYTSGTTGKPKGVQRDVGGYAVALALSMRTVFDCAPGQVMFSTSDVGWAVGHSYNVYGPLIAGCTSLLYEGLPVQPDPGVWWALCEKYRVRTMFSSPTAIRVLKKHPLRHIRDHDLSALQYLFLAGEPLDEPTALWIGEALGKPVIDNYWQTETGWPALTLLPGVDMRPVKLGSPGFPNLGYKMKIVDPQGAEVPAGRKGVLVIEPPLPPGCMTTVWNDDARFLRSYFSHFEELLYSSLDWAIRDDDGYTFILGRTDDVINVAGHRLGTREIEEAIAGHPDVAEVAVIGMHDELKGQVPVVFATLKQAASDAGGVAEQLRQCVVERLGAVARPAQVHLVQALPKTRSGKLLRRSLQALAEQRDPGDLSTLDDPAALDEIRRVLGR; encoded by the coding sequence ATGGACTACGCGACGCTGTACCGGCGCTCGATCGAGCAGCCGGAGGAGTTCTGGGCGGAGCAGGCCAAGGCCATCCACTGGCAGCGGCCGCCGCAGGCGATCCTGGAATACGACCACCCGCCGTTCCGGCGCTGGTTCGGCGGCGGGCTGACCAACCTGTGCCACAACGCGGTCGACCGGCACCTGCCCGAACGCGCCGCGCAGCTGGCATTGGTCGCGGTCTCCAGCGAGACCGGGCAGACCCGCGAATTCACCTATGCGCAGCTGCACGCGGAGGTCAACGCGTTCGCCGCGGTGCTGCTGCGCCTGGACGTGCAGCGCGGCGACCGCGTGGTCATCTACATGCCGAACATGGCCGAGGCGGTGTTCGCGATGCTGGCCTGCGCGCGCATCGGCGCGGTGCACTCGGTGGTGTTCGGCGGCTTCGCCGCGCACAACCTGGCGCTGCGCATCGACGATGCGGCGCCGAAGCTGCTGATCGCCGCCGATGCCGGCAGCCGCGGCGGCAAGATCATTCCCTACAAGCCGTTGATCGATGCCGCCTGCGCGGAAGCCGCCGCGCCGCCGCCGAAGGTGCTGATCGTCTCGCGCGGGCTGGATCCGGCGCAGCCGCGCATCGACGGGCGCGACGTCGACTACGCCAACCTGCGCGCGGAGGTGGGCGCTGCGCAGGTGCCGGTCGCCTGGCTGGAATCCAACGAACCCAGCTACCTGCTGTACACCTCCGGCACCACCGGCAAGCCCAAGGGCGTGCAACGCGACGTCGGCGGCTACGCGGTGGCGCTGGCGCTGTCGATGCGCACGGTGTTCGATTGCGCGCCCGGCCAGGTGATGTTCTCCACCTCCGACGTCGGCTGGGCGGTCGGCCATTCGTACAACGTGTACGGTCCGCTGATCGCCGGCTGCACCTCGCTGCTGTACGAAGGATTGCCGGTGCAGCCGGATCCCGGCGTGTGGTGGGCGCTGTGCGAGAAGTACCGGGTGCGCACGATGTTCTCCTCGCCGACCGCGATCCGCGTGCTGAAGAAGCATCCGCTGCGCCACATCCGCGATCACGACCTGAGCGCGCTGCAGTACCTGTTCCTGGCCGGCGAACCGCTGGACGAACCGACCGCGCTGTGGATCGGCGAGGCGCTGGGCAAGCCGGTCATCGACAACTACTGGCAGACCGAGACCGGCTGGCCGGCGCTGACCTTGCTGCCGGGAGTGGACATGCGCCCGGTCAAACTGGGGTCGCCCGGGTTTCCCAACCTCGGCTACAAGATGAAGATCGTCGACCCGCAAGGCGCCGAAGTGCCGGCCGGGCGCAAGGGCGTGCTGGTGATCGAGCCGCCGTTGCCGCCGGGCTGCATGACCACGGTGTGGAACGACGACGCGCGTTTCCTGCGCAGCTACTTCAGCCATTTCGAGGAGCTGCTGTACAGCTCGCTGGATTGGGCGATCCGCGACGACGACGGCTACACCTTCATCCTCGGCCGCACCGACGACGTGATCAACGTCGCCGGCCATCGTCTGGGCACGCGCGAGATCGAAGAAGCCATCGCCGGCCATCCGGACGTGGCCGAGGTCGCAGTGATCGGCATGCACGACGAACTGAAGGGACAGGTGCCGGTGGTGTTCGCCACGCTGAAACAGGCGGCGTCCGATGCGGGCGGCGTCGCCGAGCAGTTGCGGCAATGCGTGGTCGAGCGGCTCGGTGCGGTGGCGCGGCCGGCGCAGGTGCATCTGGTGCAGGCGCTGCCGAAGACGCGCTCGGGCAAGTTGCTGCGGCGCTCGCTGCAGGCGTTGGCCGAACAGCGCGATCCGGGCGATCTGTCGACGCTGGACGATCCCGCTGCGCTCGACGAGATTCGCAGGGTGCTGGGGCGATGA